In Chitinophaga nivalis, a single genomic region encodes these proteins:
- a CDS encoding quinol:cytochrome C oxidoreductase: MKDQFVVPARLKKTSFVLMGVGLLTLLIGLIAFKGENATRFWAGLLQNSSFFLLITLASTFFIAATTLAHGGWQIAFRRVPEAISMAVPVLAAILFVVVMLIVFGGQEHIYHWINAHHVAEDKILTWKSAFLNKGFFTTATIITLALWIFFTLRLRKMSIEEDGWDLRPETGKKLIWRNTVWCGGFLVVFTLSVGSTTPWIWLMSIDAHWFSTMYSWYTFASTWVSGLSLIALFVVYLKKHGYLSYVTEEHLHDLGKFMFAFSIFWTYLWFSQYMLIWYANMPEETVYFQPRVWGEWRPIFFLNLLINFVTPLLFLMKRDTKRNYTAVVFIAIVIICGHWLDFWQMVAPGTSKHLVFPWYELGLGLGFVGLIIFLVTNQLTKAALVPKNHPYLKESIVHHT, from the coding sequence ATGAAAGACCAATTTGTAGTACCGGCAAGATTAAAAAAGACCAGCTTCGTGTTAATGGGCGTGGGCTTGCTGACTTTATTGATCGGATTAATTGCGTTTAAAGGTGAAAACGCTACACGGTTTTGGGCCGGTCTGTTGCAAAACAGCAGCTTCTTTTTGCTGATTACATTGGCCAGCACGTTCTTTATCGCAGCTACTACCCTGGCTCATGGTGGTTGGCAGATTGCCTTCCGTCGCGTTCCTGAAGCTATTTCCATGGCCGTGCCGGTATTGGCAGCCATTTTATTTGTAGTAGTGATGTTAATTGTTTTCGGTGGCCAGGAACACATCTACCACTGGATCAACGCACATCATGTTGCGGAAGACAAAATCCTGACCTGGAAATCTGCTTTCCTGAACAAAGGATTCTTCACCACTGCTACTATCATCACACTGGCGCTCTGGATATTCTTTACCCTGAGACTCCGTAAAATGTCTATCGAAGAAGATGGATGGGATCTGCGTCCTGAAACCGGTAAAAAACTGATCTGGAGAAACACCGTTTGGTGCGGTGGATTCCTGGTAGTATTTACCCTGAGCGTTGGTTCTACCACCCCTTGGATCTGGCTGATGAGCATAGATGCTCACTGGTTCTCTACCATGTACAGCTGGTATACATTCGCAAGCACCTGGGTTTCCGGCTTATCCCTGATCGCCCTGTTTGTAGTATACCTGAAAAAACACGGTTACCTCTCTTACGTAACAGAAGAACACCTGCACGACTTAGGTAAATTCATGTTTGCTTTCAGCATCTTCTGGACTTACCTGTGGTTCTCTCAGTATATGCTGATCTGGTACGCCAACATGCCGGAAGAAACCGTTTACTTCCAGCCACGTGTTTGGGGCGAATGGAGACCAATCTTCTTCCTGAACCTCCTCATTAACTTTGTTACTCCGTTATTGTTCCTGATGAAACGGGACACTAAACGTAATTATACTGCTGTTGTTTTCATCGCTATCGTGATCATCTGTGGTCACTGGCTGGATTTCTGGCAGATGGTAGCTCCAGGCACTTCAAAGCACCTGGTTTTCCCTTGGTATGAACTTGGACTCGGACTTGGTTTTGTGGGACTGATCATTTTCCTGGTTACCAACCAACTTACTAAAGCTGCGCTGGTTCCGAAAAATCATCCTTATCTGAAAGAAAGTATCGTTCACCACACCTAA
- the nrfD gene encoding NrfD/PsrC family molybdoenzyme membrane anchor subunit has protein sequence MHLKYESTLREPLVDGVKDYHQVTEDIISPIEGKPGKLWYVGFFISLALLGFGAFSVFWQIYFGVGVWNLNKTIGWGWDITNFVWWVGIGHAGTLISAILLLFRQGWRTGVNRAAEAMTIFAVMCAGQFPIIHMGRVWMAFFILPYPNTRGPVWVNFNSPLLWDVFAISTYFTVSLLFWYSGLLPDFATIRDRAKTKLRKLLYGVAAFGWTGSTKHWQRHEALSLVLAGLSTPLVLSVHTIVSFDFATSVIPGWHTTIFPPYFVAGAIFSGFAMVQTLLIITRKILHLEEYITLGHMEAMNKVIVLTGSVVGCAYLTELFMAWYGANPYEFDTFFKYRAAGPLGWSYWIMMTCNVITPQVFWFRKMRRNVMVTFVMSIIVNIGMWFERFVIICTSLYRDYLPSSWSYYRPSWPEVGFYMGTFGLFFTCFFLFAKYFPVIAVAEIKSILKTSGQNYKEKMEVYEEESAEKFAHDVAHAH, from the coding sequence ATGCATTTAAAATACGAATCCACACTGAGAGAACCTTTAGTAGACGGGGTTAAGGATTATCACCAGGTAACGGAAGATATCATTAGTCCCATCGAAGGGAAGCCTGGTAAATTGTGGTATGTAGGCTTTTTTATATCCCTGGCACTGTTGGGCTTCGGCGCATTTTCAGTGTTTTGGCAGATCTACTTCGGTGTTGGGGTGTGGAATCTGAATAAGACCATCGGTTGGGGTTGGGATATTACCAACTTCGTATGGTGGGTAGGTATCGGTCACGCCGGTACCCTGATCTCCGCGATCCTCCTCCTGTTCCGCCAGGGTTGGCGTACAGGGGTAAACCGTGCGGCAGAAGCGATGACCATCTTCGCGGTAATGTGCGCCGGTCAGTTCCCGATTATTCACATGGGTCGTGTATGGATGGCATTCTTTATCCTGCCTTATCCTAACACCCGCGGTCCGGTATGGGTTAACTTTAACTCTCCCCTGCTGTGGGACGTATTCGCGATCTCTACTTACTTTACCGTTTCCCTGTTGTTCTGGTATTCCGGTCTGTTACCGGATTTCGCAACTATCCGCGACAGAGCTAAAACCAAACTGCGTAAGCTGTTATATGGTGTAGCTGCTTTCGGTTGGACAGGTTCCACCAAACACTGGCAACGTCACGAAGCATTGTCACTGGTACTGGCAGGTTTATCCACTCCGCTGGTATTGTCTGTACACACCATCGTATCTTTTGACTTTGCGACTTCTGTTATTCCTGGTTGGCACACTACCATCTTCCCTCCCTACTTCGTAGCGGGTGCGATCTTCTCCGGATTTGCGATGGTACAAACCCTGCTGATCATTACACGTAAAATATTACACCTCGAAGAATACATTACCCTGGGTCACATGGAAGCCATGAACAAGGTAATTGTATTAACCGGTTCCGTAGTAGGTTGCGCTTACCTGACTGAGTTATTCATGGCATGGTACGGTGCTAACCCTTACGAGTTCGATACCTTCTTCAAATACCGTGCTGCCGGTCCGCTGGGTTGGTCTTACTGGATCATGATGACCTGTAACGTAATCACTCCGCAGGTGTTCTGGTTCCGCAAAATGAGAAGAAATGTAATGGTGACTTTCGTAATGTCTATCATCGTAAACATCGGTATGTGGTTTGAGCGTTTCGTAATCATCTGTACTTCCCTGTATCGTGATTACCTGCCATCCAGCTGGTCTTACTACCGTCCGTCCTGGCCTGAAGTAGGTTTCTACATGGGTACTTTCGGACTGTTCTTTACCTGCTTCTTCCTGTTCGCTAAATACTTCCCGGTAATCGCGGTAGCTGAGATCAAGTCTATCCTGAAAACTTCCGGTCAGAACTATAAAGAGAAAATGGAAGTGTACGAAGAAGAAAGCGCTGAGAAATTTGCTCACGACGTTGCACACGCACACTAA
- a CDS encoding cytochrome c oxidase subunit II, with the protein MSGFLAVLVVVLIFIVIFQIAKASEYVSILKGEKKARQQSNRINGFLLIAFLVLGLIGVYYCNDLLKGKILGESASVQGEGVDTLIYVTLAITGIVFVITQILLFWFAFKYQEKEGRKAFYFPHNNKLEVIWTVIPAIALTVLVAFGLKHWFQLTSDAPKDAAVVEITGKQFNWLIRYPGKDGQLGRRDFKRIDEAASNPLGMDWDDQLSKDDFMATEVHLVVGKPVKFVIGSRDVIHDVGLPHFRMKMDAVPGIPTTLWFTPKFTTKQMKEKTGDPDFTYEISCDQMCGSGHYSMRGVIVVETQAEYDAWIAKQPTQYSLAHPAAAPADAPKADSTQKAIAANTK; encoded by the coding sequence ATGTCAGGATTTTTAGCAGTCTTAGTTGTTGTTCTCATATTCATAGTCATCTTCCAGATTGCGAAGGCGAGCGAATATGTGTCCATATTGAAGGGAGAAAAGAAAGCGCGCCAGCAAAGTAACCGCATAAATGGTTTCCTGCTGATTGCATTCCTGGTGCTGGGGCTTATAGGAGTGTACTACTGTAACGATCTGCTGAAAGGCAAGATCCTGGGCGAGTCTGCTTCTGTACAAGGTGAAGGTGTAGATACCCTGATCTATGTAACACTGGCTATCACCGGTATCGTATTTGTCATTACACAGATCCTCCTCTTCTGGTTCGCATTTAAATACCAGGAAAAAGAAGGCCGTAAAGCATTTTATTTCCCGCATAATAATAAACTGGAAGTTATCTGGACCGTTATCCCTGCTATTGCACTGACAGTGCTGGTAGCATTTGGTCTGAAACACTGGTTCCAACTCACTTCTGACGCACCTAAAGATGCTGCAGTAGTAGAAATCACCGGTAAACAGTTTAACTGGTTGATCCGCTACCCGGGTAAAGATGGTCAGCTGGGCCGCCGCGATTTCAAAAGAATCGACGAAGCTGCCAGCAACCCACTGGGTATGGATTGGGATGATCAGCTGAGCAAAGATGACTTCATGGCAACGGAAGTTCACCTGGTGGTGGGCAAACCCGTGAAATTCGTTATCGGTTCCCGCGACGTTATCCATGATGTTGGTTTACCTCACTTCCGTATGAAAATGGATGCGGTACCTGGTATCCCTACTACCCTCTGGTTTACGCCTAAGTTTACCACTAAACAAATGAAGGAAAAAACCGGCGACCCCGATTTCACTTATGAAATCTCCTGCGATCAGATGTGCGGTAGCGGTCACTACTCTATGAGAGGTGTGATTGTGGTAGAAACACAGGCAGAATACGATGCGTGGATTGCCAAACAACCTACCCAGTATTCTTTGGCTCACCCTGCAGCAGCTCCGGCTGATGCACCGAAGGCTGACAGCACTCAAAAAGCGATTGCTGCCAATACCAAGTAA
- a CDS encoding c-type cytochrome gives MKRTSNILIVAALATGAFLAACNRGEHNRKPGRIYMPDMYESRAYEFYSARLSGLKPVEGTVKRGELLPYHLKESDTALANLVKNPLDITPARLKEGERLFNIYCGICHGTSLDGNGPLYKDGNGPYPAKPADLVAGAKAGYTEGRLFHVMTYGFNMMGSYASQLNREQRWEVAAYIRSKQPGAKALAVATEAAPAKDSVAAK, from the coding sequence ATGAAAAGGACTTCCAACATATTGATTGTAGCCGCATTGGCAACTGGAGCTTTCCTGGCAGCCTGTAACAGAGGGGAGCATAACAGAAAGCCCGGCAGGATTTATATGCCAGACATGTATGAATCCCGTGCGTATGAATTCTATAGTGCTCGTTTGTCAGGCCTGAAACCAGTGGAAGGAACAGTAAAAAGAGGTGAACTGCTGCCATACCATCTGAAAGAATCAGATACGGCTTTGGCTAATCTGGTAAAAAATCCGTTGGACATTACTCCTGCAAGATTGAAAGAGGGTGAGCGTTTATTTAATATCTACTGCGGTATCTGCCATGGTACCTCACTGGATGGTAATGGTCCGCTGTACAAAGACGGTAATGGTCCTTACCCTGCAAAACCTGCTGATCTGGTAGCCGGCGCAAAAGCTGGTTATACAGAAGGCCGCCTGTTCCATGTAATGACCTACGGTTTTAACATGATGGGTAGCTATGCCAGCCAGCTGAACAGAGAACAACGCTGGGAAGTGGCTGCTTATATCAGAAGCAAACAACCGGGTGCAAAAGCATTAGCTGTTGCAACTGAAGCCGCTCCTGCTAAAGACAGCGTTGCAGCTAAATAA
- a CDS encoding DUF3341 domain-containing protein, with translation MAVKNFVVGLFDDEAVLFPAVKKVRTAGYKLHDVYTPFPVHGLDHAMGLRETSLHTAGFIYGITGTTTALSFMSWVFNVDWPLNIGGKPHFPLPAFIPITFELTVLFAAVGMVMTFCYLCQLMPGVKKHIFHPRQTDDKFVMVIELTEKTNAEEVKNFLAAAGAKDINEQKAEAGWWFGRYDKEDEFYTRQIQTANA, from the coding sequence ATGGCTGTTAAAAATTTTGTTGTAGGCTTGTTTGACGATGAGGCAGTATTGTTTCCGGCAGTAAAGAAAGTTCGTACTGCAGGCTACAAGTTGCACGATGTATACACTCCTTTTCCTGTTCACGGCCTCGATCATGCAATGGGTTTAAGAGAAACCAGCCTCCACACAGCCGGTTTCATATATGGTATCACCGGTACCACTACAGCATTATCCTTCATGAGTTGGGTATTTAATGTAGACTGGCCGCTGAACATTGGTGGTAAACCACATTTTCCTTTACCAGCATTTATTCCTATCACGTTTGAGCTGACAGTACTGTTCGCAGCGGTAGGAATGGTGATGACTTTCTGTTACCTGTGCCAGCTCATGCCAGGTGTGAAGAAACACATCTTCCACCCCAGACAGACAGATGATAAGTTTGTAATGGTAATAGAGCTGACAGAAAAAACCAATGCAGAAGAAGTGAAAAACTTCCTGGCTGCAGCCGGTGCAAAGGATATCAATGAACAAAAAGCTGAAGCAGGTTGGTGGTTCGGTAGGTATGATAAAGAAGACGAGTTTTATACCCGTCAGATTCAAACCGCAAACGCTTAA